The DNA segment CACTATTTCGCACGGCATGACGCCTCCGGCATGAGGCCGCGCGCTGTGGCGATTCCGGGATTCTCCGCCAAATGGCTGGGCGGCAAGGGCTCTGTGCGTCGTAAGGCCATATGCCTGTTGCTGGGGCGCGAGTCGCTTGACTTCGAAGAGCGCCCTGGCGAGATCCGCCTGCGCTATCTTGATTCGGCCCATTGTGGCTATCCCGATCTGTATGTCACTCAGCCGTGGCGTACCGCCGATTGCGCGAGGTTCAGGTATGCGGTGATTGTGGAGAACAAGGACACCTATCAGGAGATGCCGCAGATCGATGATTGCATCTGCGTCTTCGGTTGCGGAAGGGCGGCGAATCGCATGGTTTCGCTGCTTCCGTGGCTTGCCGATACGCCGCATGTCGTCTATTGGGGTGACATGGATGCCGACGGGCTTGAGATTCTTTCCGGCATACGTGAATCGGGAATCGACTGCGATTCCATATTGATGAATATGGACGTCTATAGGCGTTACCGGCGGTTCGGCACCGAATATACGGAACAGGGCAGGAGGATCGAGCCGCGCAAAGTGGGTGCGGTGCCGGGGCTGCGTGCCGAGGAACGCGAATTGTACGAGGCGCTGTGCACCG comes from the Bifidobacterium angulatum DSM 20098 = JCM 7096 genome and includes:
- a CDS encoding DUF3322 and DUF2220 domain-containing protein, giving the protein MSSRNAGSVTERERRLAARTEQWLVGKVEDYLDKQRFSANPQWPYEFNVKQPSKSELIRDSDTCIAQARAIRSWAQSYGCRYGEKSRSLGAYCGTTPLVTRVCVPGEHEALEIAGRQCAHRYCATQQRFSCLRGEFDVSEDVLAAVVYKLKDMDDLDFELVCQAAHYFARHDASGMRPRAVAIPGFSAKWLGGKGSVRRKAICLLLGRESLDFEERPGEIRLRYLDSAHCGYPDLYVTQPWRTADCARFRYAVIVENKDTYQEMPQIDDCICVFGCGRAANRMVSLLPWLADTPHVVYWGDMDADGLEILSGIRESGIDCDSILMNMDVYRRYRRFGTEYTEQGRRIEPRKVGAVPGLRAEERELYEALCTGEGVEYLRIEQERIPIVDAVAELCAAGFPIVV